Below is a genomic region from Geoglobus acetivorans.
CCTGAGTACAATATCTCCAAGCATTCTAACTTTCTCATTTCCCCTATACTCCATCGCATTTGAGAGGTGGAGGTTCATGTAGTCATCCACACTCTCAAGCTTTCCAACGAGATTGTTCTCCTCGCCCTTCAT
It encodes:
- a CDS encoding LSM domain-containing protein; this translates as MLPNQMVKSMVGRMIRVEMKGEENNLVGKLESVDDYMNLHLSNAMEYRGNEKVRMLGDIVLRGNNVILIQPFEE